One part of the Trypanosoma brucei brucei TREU927 chromosome 4, complete sequence genome encodes these proteins:
- a CDS encoding serine/threonine protein phosphatase PP1, putative (similar to GB:AAF37821.1: type 1 serine/threonine phosphoprotein phosphatase PP1beta {Trypanosoma cruzi}), translating into MSTIVRKRGRTNSSEAQSGRWSHGARPDPSNRDRETIQRLVESILKDWQSAQELLDGQIISTILRLVRPILMAQPMLVRLQAPINVCGDIHGQIGDLVEIFRAGGMPPATNYLFLGDYVDRGKHGTEVIVVLLGLKILYPDGMCVLRGNHESDSICRIYGFFDEVKRRFSVKLFKEFTDVFNCLPIAALIDDIALCMHGGLSPDLRNLRQIERIERPLIVPDTGLACDLLWADPEEAGSGWMESERGVSYTFGEDIVKETCERLDIDVVLRAHQVVDKGYQFFAGRQLVTIFSASNYCGEFTNSGAMMIMDENCKCRFEIFRPQYD; encoded by the coding sequence ATGTCGACTATTGTGCGGAAACGGGGACGTACCAATTCGTCTGAGGCACAATCTGGGCGGTGGTCCCACGGAGCTCGGCCAGACCCTTCTAATCGTGACAGAGAAACCATTCAGCGTCTAGTGGAATCAATCCTGAAAGATTGGCAATCAGCCCAGGAGTTGCTGGATGGCCAAATAATAAGCACCATTCTCCGACTTGTTCGGCCCATCCTCATGGCCCAACCCATGCTGGTTCGACTGCAGGCTCCGATCAACGTCTGTGGAGACATTCATGGCCAAATTGGTGATCTTGTAGAGATATTCCGTGCCGGTGGGATGCCTCCCGCAACGAACTACCTGTTTTTAGGCGATTACGTAGATCGTGGGAAGCATGGGACGGAGGTGATTGTTGTGCTTCTGGGATTGAAGATCCTGTACCCTGACGGCATGTGTGTTCTTCGTGGCAATCATGAATCCGACAGCATCTGCAGGATATACGGTTTCTTTGATGAGGTGAAGCGGCGTTTTTCAGTGAAACTATTCAAGGAGTTCACTGATGTGTTCAATTGTTTGCCGATTGCTGCGCTCATTGATGACATTGCACTCTGCATGCACGGTGGTCTGAGCCCGGACCTACGCAACTTACGACAGATTGAGAGGATCGAGCGCCCACTTATCGTTCCTGACACCGGACTTGCGTGTGATCTGCTCTGGGCTGATCCCGAGGAGGCGGGAAGTGGTTGGATGGAGAGTGAGCGCGGTGTCAGCTACACGTTTGGGGAAGACATCGTTAAGGAAACATGTGAAAGGCTTGATATTGACGTTGTTCTCCGCGCTCACCAGGTTGTTGATAAAGGTTACCAATTTTTTGCGGGACGGCAGCTTGTAACCATTTTCAGCGCCTCGAATTACTGCGGTGAGTTTACTAACAGCGGTGCTATGATGATTATGGACGAAAACTGTAAGTGCCGCTTTGAGATATTTAGACCACAATACGATTAA
- a CDS encoding translation elongation factor 1-beta, putative (similar to SP:P34827: 25 kDa elongation factor 1-beta (EF-1-beta). {Trypanosoma cruzi}; similar to Probable elongation factor 1-beta (EF-1-beta) (Swiss-Prot:O96827) [Drosophila melanogaster]), giving the protein MCDHMYSPVFIPFAFFSIVKCHNKCSFVCNRSGKDMSIKDVNVKSGKLEEKLKGKLFLGGVKPSEEDVKAFNDLLGGDNTNVFRWVKNIASFTEAERTAWGAPVKITPPVAAPVAAPAAAPAAAPAATPARKAAEADDDDIDLFGETTEEELAALEAKKKKDAAAKSTKKVIIAKSSILFDIKPWDDTVDLQKLATELHAIKRDGLLWGDHKLVPIAFGVKKLQQLVVIEDDKVSGDDLEEMIMSFGDAVQSMDIVAWNKI; this is encoded by the coding sequence ATGTGTGATCATATGTATTCTCCCGTTTTCAtaccctttgcttttttttctattgtgaAATGCCACAACAAGTGCTCATTTGTGTGTAATCGAAGCGGGAAGGACATGTCGATCAAGGACGTCAATGTGAAGAGCGGGAAGCTGGAGGAGAAGCTTAAGGGGAAACTATTTTTGGGTGGCGTGAAGCCCTCCGAGGAGGATGTAAAGGCATTCAACGATCTGCTCGGTGGAGACAATACGAATGTATTCCGCTGGGTGAAGAATATCGCCTCTTTTACCGAGGCCGAGCGCACTGCCTGGGGTGCCCCCGTGAAGATCACGCCCCCTGTTGCCGCTCCTGTCGCTGCCCCCGCTGCTGCCCCCGCTGCTGCTCCCGCTGCTACCCCAGCAAGGAAGGCTGCTGAGGCCGACGACGATGACATCGATCTCTTCGGTGAGACCACGGAGGAGGAGCTTGCAGCCctggaggcgaagaagaagaaggatgcCGCAGCCAAGAGCACAAAGAAGGTTATCATTGCAAAGTCATCAATCCTGTTTGACATCAAGCCGTGGGATGATACAGTGGATTTGCAAAAGCTTGCCACGGAACTCCATGCAATTAAGAGAGACGGTCTACTGTGGGGTGACCACAAACTGGTACCCATTGCGTTCGGAGTTAAGAAGCTGCAACAGTTGGTTGTCATTGAGGACGATAAGGTGTCTGGAGATGACCTGGAGGAGATGATCATGTCTTTCGGAGATGCCGTACAGTCAATGGACATTGTGGCCTGGAATAAAATCTAG
- a CDS encoding translation elongation factor 1-beta, putative (similar to SP:P34827: 25 kDa elongation factor 1-beta (EF-1-beta) {Trypanosoma cruzi}), which produces MCDHMYSPVFIPFAFFSIVKCHNKCSFVCNRSGKDMSIKDVNVKSGKLEEKLKGKLFLGGVKPSEEDVKAFNDLLGGDNTNVFRWVKNIASFTEAERTAWGAPVKITPPVAAPVAAPAAAPAAAPAATPAKKAAEADDDDIDLFGETTEEELAALEAKKKKDAAAKSTKKVIIAKSSILFDIKPWDDTVDLQKLATELHAIKRDGLLWGDHKLVPIAFGVKKLQQLVVIEDDKVSGDDLEEMIMSFGDAVQSMDIVAWNKI; this is translated from the coding sequence ATGTGTGATCATATGTATTCTCCCGTTTTCAtaccctttgcttttttttctattgtgaAATGCCACAACAAGTGCTCATTTGTGTGTAATCGAAGCGGGAAGGACATGTCGATCAAGGACGTCAATGTGAAGAGCGGGAAGCTGGAGGAGAAGCTTAAGGGGAAACTATTTTTGGGTGGCGTGAAGCCCTCCGAGGAGGATGTAAAGGCATTCAACGATCTGCTCGGTGGAGACAATACGAATGTATTCCGCTGGGTGAAGAATATCGCCTCTTTTACCGAGGCCGAGCGCACTGCCTGGGGTGCCCCCGTGAAGATCACGCCCCCTGTTGCCGCTCCTGTCGCTGCCCCCGCTGCTGCCCCCGCTGCTGCTCCCGCTGCTACCCCAGCAAAGAAGGCTGCTGAGGCCGACGACGATGACATCGATCTCTTCGGTGAGACCACGGAGGAGGAGCTTGCAGCCctggaggcgaagaagaagaaggatgcCGCAGCCAAGAGCACAAAGAAGGTTATCATTGCAAAGTCATCAATCCTGTTTGACATCAAGCCGTGGGATGATACAGTGGATTTGCAAAAGCTTGCCACGGAACTCCATGCAATTAAGAGAGACGGTCTACTGTGGGGTGACCACAAACTGGTACCCATTGCGTTCGGAGTTAAGAAGCTGCAACAGTTGGTTGTCATTGAGGACGATAAGGTGTCTGGAGATGACCTGGAGGAGATGATCATGTCTTTCGGAGATGCCGTACAGTCAATGGACATTGTGGCCTGGAATAAAATCTAG
- a CDS encoding serine/threonine-protein phosphatase PP1, putative — MAQPMLVRLQAPINVCGDIHGQIGDLVEIFRAGGMPPATNYLFLGDYVDRGKHGTEVIVVLLGLKILYPDGMCVLRGNHESDSICRIYGFFDEVKRRFSVKLFKEFTDVFNCLPIAALIDDIALCMHGGLSPDLRNLRQIERIERPLIVPDTGLACDLLWADPEEAGSGWMESERGVSYTFGEDIVKETCERLDIDVVLRARFQYFGSC, encoded by the coding sequence ATGGCCCAACCCATGCTGGTTCGACTGCAGGCTCCGATCAACGTCTGTGGAGACATTCATGGCCAAATTGGTGATCTTGTAGAGATATTCCGTGCCGGTGGGATGCCTCCCGCAACGAACTACCTGTTTTTAGGCGATTACGTAGATCGTGGGAAGCATGGGACGGAGGTGATTGTTGTGCTTCTGGGATTGAAGATCCTGTACCCTGACGGCATGTGTGTTCTTCGTGGCAATCATGAATCCGACAGCATCTGCAGGATATACGGTTTCTTTGATGAGGTGAAGCGGCGTTTTTCAGTGAAACTATTCAAGGAGTTCACTGATGTGTTCAATTGTTTGCCGATTGCTGCGCTCATTGATGACATTGCACTCTGCATGCACGGTGGTCTGAGCCCGGACCTACGCAACTTACGACAGATTGAGAGGATCGAGCGCCCACTTATCGTTCCTGACACCGGACTTGCGTGTGATCTGCTCTGGGCTGATCCCGAGGAGGCGGGAAGTGGTTGGATGGAGAGTGAGCGCGGTGTCAGCTACACGTTTGGGGAAGACATCGTTAAGGAAACATGTGAAAGGCTTGATATTGACGTTGTTCTCCGCGCCCGCTTTCAGTATTTTGGCTCTTGCTGA
- a CDS encoding serine/threonine-protein phosphatase PP1, putative, with amino-acid sequence MTLVQTLLERMLSAKGSATQQQILIREEDIRTILNTVRDVFMSQPMLLEITPPVRICGDIHGQYYDLLRVFEKCGFPPYSNYLFLGDYVDRGRHSVETITLLFCYKIVYPENFFLLRGNHECASINKMYGFFDDVKRRYNIKLFKAFTDVFNTMPVCCVVSEKIICMHGGLSPDMTSLASVNEIERPLDVPDKGILCDLLWADPEDEVKGFLESDRGVSYLFGEDIVTDFLDMVDMDLVVRAHQVMERGYGFFANRQLVTIFSAPNYCGEFDNDAAVMNVDEKLQCSFLIIPAR; translated from the coding sequence ATGACCCTAGTACAGACACTGCTGGAGCGGATGCTCAGCGCCAAGGGCAGTGCAACGCAACAGCAAATTCTCATTCGCGAGGAGGACATACGGACAATTCTCAATACCGTTCGTGACGTATTCATGTCACAGCCCATGCTTCTAGAGATCACGCCACCAGTGAGGATTTGTGGGGATATCCATGGCCAATACTACGACTTGCTGCGCGTATTTGAGAAGTGTGGATTTCCACCGTATTCAAATTACCTGTTTCTAGGTGACTATGTTGACCGTGGCCGACACAGCGTAGAGACAAtcactttgcttttttgttataaAATTGTGTATCCGGAgaatttctttctccttcgcGGTAATCATGAATGTGCGAGCATAAACAAAATGTACGGTTTCTTCGATGACGTAAAGCGACGTTATAACATCAAACTGTTTAAAGCATTCACAGATGTATTTAACACTATGCCTGTATGCTGTGTTGTGAGCGAGAAAATCATCTGCATGCATGGTGGGCTGAGTCCGGACATGACTTCATTGGCCTCTGTGAATGAAATAGAACGCCCGCTGGATGTGCCTGACAAAGGTATTCTCTGTGACTTGCTGTGGGCAGATCCCGAGGATGAAGTAAAGGGTTTCCTGGAGAGTGACCGCGGTGTGAGTTACCTGTTTGGGGAAGACATTGTAACTGACTTCCTTGATATGGTGGATATGGACCTTGTTGTGCGTGCTCACCAAGTGATGGAGCGTGGTTACGGCTTCTTCGCAAACCGCCAGTTGGTGACCATCTTCTCTGCGCCGAACTACTGTGGTGAATTTGACAATGATGCAGCCGTCATGAATGTTGACGAGAAGTTACAATGTTCCTTTCTCATTATACCTGCTCGCTGA
- a CDS encoding serine/threonine-protein phosphatase PP1, putative, which translates to MTLVQTLLERMLSAKGNTAQRQILIREEDIRTILNAVRDVFMSQPVVLDITPPVRICGDIHGQYYDLLRVFEKCGFPPYSNYLFLGDYVDRGRHSVETITLLFCYKIVYPENFFLLRGNHECASINKMYGFFDDVKRRYNAKLFKAFTDVFNTMPVCCVVGEKIICMHGGLSPDMTSLACVSEIERPLDVPDKGILCDLLWADPEEEVKGFLESDRGVSYLFGEDIVTDFLDMVDMDLVVRAHQVMERGYGFFANRQLVTIFSAPNYCGEFDNDAAVMNVDEKLQCSFAIIAAR; encoded by the coding sequence ATGACCCTAGTACAGACACTGCTGGAGCGGATGCTCAGCGCCAAGGGAAACACGGCTCAAAGGCAAATTCTCATTCGCGAGGAGGACATACGGACAATTCTCAATGCCGTTCGTGACGTATTCATGTCACAGCCGGTTGTGCTAGATATCACGCCACCAGTGAGGATTTGTGGGGATATCCATGGCCAATACTACGACTTGCTGCGCGTATTTGAGAAGTGTGGATTTCCACCGTATTCAAATTACCTGTTTCTAGGTGACTATGTTGACCGTGGCCGACACAGCGTAGAGACAAtcactttgcttttttgttataaAATTGTGTATCCGGAgaatttctttctccttcgcGGTAATCATGAATGTGCGAGCATAAACAAAATGTACGGTTTCTTCGATGACGTAAAGCGACGTTATAACGCCAAACTGTTTAAAGCATTCACAGATGTATTTAACACTATGCCTGTATGCTGTGTTGTAGGTGAGAAAATCATCTGCATGCATGGTGGGCTGAGTCCGGACATGACTTCGTTGGCTTGCGTAAGCGAAATAGAACGCCCGCTGGATGTGCCTGACAAAGGTATTCTCTGTGACTTGCTGTGGGCAGATCCTGAGGAGGAAGTAAAAGGTTTCCTGGAGAGTGACCGCGGTGTGAGTTACCTGTTTGGGGAAGACATTGTAACTGACTTCCTTGATATGGTGGATATGGACCTTGTTGTGCGTGCTCACCAAGTGATGGAGCGTGGTTACGGCTTCTTCGCAAACCGCCAGTTGGTGACCATCTTCTCTGCGCCGAACTATTGTGGTGAATTTGACAATGATGCAGCCGTCATGAATGTCGACGAGAAGTTACAATGTTCTTTTGCTATCATTGCAGCTCGCTAA
- a CDS encoding serine/threonine-protein phosphatase PP1, putative, which produces MTLVQTLLERMLSAKGNTAQRQILIREEDIRTILNAVRDVFMSQPVVLDITPPVRICGDIHGQYYDLLRVFEKCGFPPYSNYLFLGDYVDRGRHSVETITLLFCYKIVYPENFFLLRGNHECASINKMYGFFDDVKRRYNIKLFKAFTDVFNTMPVCCVVGEKIICMHGGLSPDMTSLAAVNEIERPLDVPDKGILCDLLWADPEEEVKGFLESDRGVSYLFGEDIVTDFLDMVDMDLVVRAHQVMERGYGFFANRQLVTIFSAPNYCGEFDNDAAVMNVDEKLQCSFAIIAAR; this is translated from the coding sequence ATGACCCTAGTACAGACACTGCTGGAGCGGATGCTCAGCGCCAAGGGAAACACGGCTCAAAGGCAAATTCTCATTCGCGAGGAGGACATACGGACAATTCTCAATGCCGTTCGTGACGTATTCATGTCACAGCCGGTTGTGCTAGATATCACGCCACCAGTGAGGATTTGTGGGGATATCCATGGCCAATACTACGACTTGCTGCGCGTATTTGAGAAGTGTGGATTTCCACCGTATTCAAATTACCTGTTTCTAGGTGACTATGTTGACCGTGGCCGACACAGCGTAGAGACAAtcactttgcttttttgttataaAATTGTGTATCCGGAgaatttctttctccttcgcGGTAATCATGAATGTGCGAGCATAAACAAAATGTACGGTTTCTTCGATGACGTAAAGCGACGTTATAACATCAAACTGTTTAAAGCATTCACAGATGTATTTAACACTATGCCTGTATGCTGTGTTGTAGGTGAGAAAATCATCTGCATGCATGGTGGGCTGAGTCCGGACATGACTTCGTTGGCTGCCGTGAATGAAATAGAACGCCCGCTGGATGTGCCTGACAAAGGTATTCTCTGTGACTTGCTGTGGGCAGATCCTGAGGAGGAAGTAAAGGGTTTCCTGGAGAGTGACCGCGGTGTGAGTTACCTGTTTGGGGAAGACATTGTAACTGACTTCCTTGATATGGTGGATATGGACCTTGTTGTGCGTGCTCACCAAGTGATGGAGCGTGGTTACGGCTTCTTCGCAAACCGCCAGTTGGTGACCATCTTCTCTGCGCCGAACTATTGTGGTGAATTTGACAATGATGCAGCCGTCATGAATGTCGACGAGAAGTTACAATGTTCTTTTGCTATCATTGCAGCTCGCTAA
- a CDS encoding protein phosphatase 2C, putative (similar to GB:AAM43836.1: T-cell activation protein phosphatase 2C {Homo sapiens}): MFTPSTRFLCSARPLLWFGRRGVFAAPHPEKAKTGGEDAFVVHTSGIGVADGVGGYASYGVDPGVYTRNVMKHTLRALQEDDNRGTIGALQALTYGYTEAQKLKQPGGCPVTLVTLLDGRFASVLNLGDCGTICLRSSKLFFATEPQQHSFNCPYQLPEDPPSVGDRTTLEVSEGDVFLCASDGLLDNVDMSDILRHLDAVNRDGCQRVAENLVACACRNGANKGFDSPFAKQARAVGYHYMGGKQDDVTVVVAQLTRGTVAPDDCPSLITELLDVHKT, encoded by the coding sequence ATGTTTACACCGTCGACCCGATTTCTCTGTTCAGCTAGGCCCCTGCTGTGGTTTGGTCGTCGTGGTGTGTTTGCGGCACCGCATCCTGAAAAAGCCAAAACAGGCGGCGAGGATGCCTTTGTGGTTCACACAAGTGGAATTGGAGTTGCGGATGGTGTGGGTGGCTACGCAAGTTATGGTGTTGATCCGGGAGTATACACGCGGAATGTCATGAAACATACGCTTCGTGCGCTCCAAGAAGATGACAACCGCGGGACCATTGGGGCGTTGCAGGCCTTAACCTACGGGTACACGGAGGCGCAGAAGCTGAAGCAGCCCGGGGGTTGCCCCGTAACTCTTGTGACCCTTCTTGACGGTCGCTTTGCCTCTGTCTTGAACCTTGGAGACTGTGGGACGATTTGTTTGCGTAGTTCCAAGCTTTTCTTCGCAACAGAACCCCAACAGCATAGCTTCAACTGCCCGTACCAGCTCCCCGAGGATCCGCCGAGCGTTGGGGACCGAACAACGCTGGAGGTAAGTGAGGGCGACGTATTTTTGTGTGCAAGTGATGGATTGCTCGACAATGTTGATATGTCAGACATTCTTCGGCATCTCGACGCTGTCAACCGTGATGGATGCCAACGGGTCGCGGAAAACCTTGTGGCTTGTGCGTGCCGGAACGGTGCAAACAAGGGATTTGACTCGCCGTTTGCCAAGCAGGCGCGCGCTGTAGGCTACCACTACATGGGCGGGAAACAGGATGATGTAACTGTTGTAGTGGCGCAGCTGACCCGTGGGACTGTGGCACCAGATGATTGTCCTAGCCTTATCACGGAGCTTCTCGATGTGCACAAGACATGA